ATCGCGGTACCGGGCACCACGGTCTCCCGACAGTACTCCATGGCCAACCCACCCTCACAAACCCACAACCTGGAGTTCCACGTCAAACGCACCGCCGGCGGCATCGCCACCGACGGATGGATGTTCGGACAGATGCGCCTCGGGGACCGCGTCGCACTCAAAGGCCCACTCGGCGAGTTCGGCATGAACACCCCCCAGGAGGAACCCGCCATCCTGATCGCGGGCGGAACCGGCCTGGCACCGCTGAAGGCGATCGCCCAACACGCACTCACCAATGAACTGGCCCCACAGCTGCACCTCTACCACGGCGGCCGCACCCGACAGGACCTCTACGACATGCAGTTCTTCCACGAACTGGAGCAACAACACGAGCGCTTCACCTACCGACCCTGCCTCAGCGAACAGGAATGGGAAGGGGCACAAGGCATGGTCACCGACGTGGTCCTCGACGATTTCTCGACCTGCAAGGGGCTGAATGCCTACCTGTGCGGCCCTCCGGCGATGGTGGAGGCCGGAGTGAAGGCACTCAAGCGGCGACGCATGGCTCCACGCAAGATCTTCCGAGAAGAGTTCCTCGATGCCTCCAGCACCCTTGCCGGAGCAAACCGGTGAACACCACTCCCAACCCGAACACGGCGACCGGTGCCCCGTCCACGACACGCAGCGCCGGGAGGCGAACACCTGATGTCGAGGAGAGAACGATGACCAAGACCCGTGCAGTGGTGGCTCCGGCGCAGGACAAGCCGGTGGAAGTGGTCACGATCGAGGTGCCGAACCCGGGGCCGGGGGAAGCCGTGGTGCGAGTGCAGGCCTGCGGAGTGTGCCATACCGACCTGCACTACCGTGCGGGAGGAATCAACGACGAGTTCCCCTTCCTGCTCGGGCACGAGGCCGCCGGTCTCGTCGAGGCGGTCGGCACCGGGGTCGACGACCTGGCCGAGGGCGATTTCGTGGTGCTCAACTGGCGCGCGGTCTGCGGGGTGTGCCGCGCGTGCCGACGTGGCTGGCCGTGGTACTGCTTCGACACGCACAACGCCACCCAACCGATGACGCTGCAGGACGGCACGCCGCTGTCACCGGCGTTGGGGATCGGGGCCTTCGCCGAACGCACCCTGGTGCATTCCGGCCAGTGCACCAAGGTCGACCCGGCAGCACGACCCGCCGTGGCCGGCCTGCTGGGCTGCGGGGTCATGGCCGGTGTCGGCTCGGCGATCAACACCGGCCAAGTCACACGTGGCGATACGGTGGCCGTAATCGGCTGCGGTGGGGTCGGAGCAGGCGCGGTGGCCGGGGCACATCTGGCAGGCGCGGCCAAGACCATCGCTGTGGACACCGACCCCACGAAACTGGACTGGGCCATGGAGCTGGGTGCCACCCACACCGTCAACGCCAACGAGGCCGACACGGTCGATGCCGTTCGCGAGCACACCGGTGGCAACGGGGCGAATGTGGTCATCGAGGCCGTCGGCCGCCCGGAGACATACACACGGGCCTTCTACGCCCGCGACCTGGCCGGCACCGTGGTGCTGGTCGGTGTGCCCACCCCCGAGATGCAGCTACAGCTGCCGTTTTTGGACGTCTTCGCCCGCGGTGGGGCGCTGAAATCCAGCTGGTACGGCGATTGCCTGCCCAACCGCGACTTCCCGATGCTGGTCGACCTCCACCAGCAGGGCCGGTTGCCGCTGGAGAAGTTCGTCTCCGAGGAGATCGCCCTCGACGAGGTCGAGCAGGCCTTCGCCAAAATGGAGCGAGGCGATGTGCTGCGTTCGGTGGTGATGCTGTGATGCCCGCCCGCATCGAGCACACCATCACCTCGGGAACATTCTCCCTGGACGGGCAAACCCACCAAGTGGACAACAACGTCTGGGTCCTCGGCGACGACACCGAATGCGTGGTCATCGACGCACCCCACGACACCGGCGCGATCCAGGAACTGGTCGCAGACCGGCAGGTGCGAGCCATCCTAGCCACCCACGCCCACGACGATCACGTGCGGGCAGCCCCGGAGCTGGCCAAGGCACTCGATGCCCCGGTGTGGCTGCATCCCGACGACCTCGTGCTCTGGCACATGACCCATCCGCAACACGTCCCGGACGCAGCCCTCGCCGACGGTCAACAGATCAACATCGCAGACACCACTCTGCAGGTGCTGCACACTCCCGGCCACGCTCCCGGGGCCGTGTGCCTACACGTACCCGAGCTAGGCGCAGTCTTCACCGGCGACACCCTCTTCGCCGGAGGCCCCGGAGCTACCGGGCGCTCCTACTCCGACTCCGATGTGATCATCAGCTCGATCAGCACCCGCCTGCTGACACTACCCGAGCACACCACCGTCCACCCCGGCCACGGCGACACCACCACCATCAGAACGGAAAAACCAAACATCGACGAATGGAAAAAGCACAGCTCCTGACCACAGCTGTGGCCACGGCCTGGCTCCCGTTAGCCGGGACTGTCCTGATTTTTGTGTATAGCCTTTGCGCTCCCGGACACGGCCGGGAGCGCAAAATACCGGTACAGGATTCCCCAGGTCGCGAGTCAGGTTCATAACGACGCGCTGACACGACACACCCGTACTTCGCGGCTCAGGTCAGCCTCAGGAGTACGGAGCCAGGTAGTAGTGACTCGGGTGTAGCTTTCGTCGACGTAGCACGGCAGCACCTGCCCAGGGCAAAGATCACCCCCGTCAGCCGGATTCGACCAATCCGACGACCCGGACGCCAGCGATGTGATCCGCCGCTACACCAGCGAGCGACGCCGCTGGATCATCGCTGTGCAGATGGTCTCCGAGGGGGTCGACATCCTACGACTGTCCGTCGGCGTCTACGCCAGCCGCACCACCACTCCCTTGTTCCTCCGACAAGTCGCCGGGCGCTTCGTCCGCACCCGCGGTGACGACGACGAGACCTGCGCCGCTTTGTATGTGCCCTCGGTAGCCGCGTTGCTGAAAAAACGCCGCCGAGGTGGACACAGCAGCGTTCCGGTTCGCCGAATTCACGGTGCGGTGCTGCCGCTGCGGTCGAGTACTGCGGCATCGCTACTCGAAAACCGTGGGCATCGGACCGGTGTGCCGAAACGGCATGACCGAAGCCGAGCTGGAGGGATAACTGCCGAACCTCGTCGGCCATGCCCACGCCGCCTGCAACACTGACACCTCCGACAGTGCGCGCCATCGCCCCCCACCACCGGGACATACCCCGCGCTGCTACTCGAGACGGGTATGTCCCACAGCGCTCCGACTGACTACGGTGACTCTCTTGATCAACGAGGGCAACGAGTTACCGACCGACTACAATCCCGCGAAGGCGGCTATGGTCCGCATGATAGCCGGCGGGCAAGTGGAACAAGCGAGGATCCCCTGGGCAGTCTGTCGAAGGAAGCCCCCACAGTGAGCGGCTCGCACAGCGATGATTCGCCCACGGAATCCACGGAATGACATTTCCGGTGGTTCCCAGACACAAAACGGCTCCCGCACCGGTTCACGGTACGGAAGCCGTTGTCCGAGGAATGTCTCGTTGATCGCTTGGAAGGTCGGCGTCCACACTGAACACGTCCACGCGGCTGAGGCCAGCTTGCTTCTCCGCGAGGCATGGCGTCAACGTCCTGCCCCGCAACACCTAACGAGCCGGTTCCCGAGGATGATCCGAGGGACCTGCTTCTCGTGCCTCCGACGGCGACATGTTGTACGCCGCGCGGAAGGCACGAGTGAATCCCGGTGCATTGACGAACCCCCATCGGGCGGCTAGACCAGCGATAGTGTGTTTGGCCAACCGCGGATTCGCCAGGTCCCGGCGCGCCCCCTCGAGCCGTTCGTGCCGGATCAACTGGCTGAGCGTGCGTTCTTGGCCGGAGAACAACCGTTGCACGGTACGCAGCGACATATGGTGCGCCGCTGCCACGGATTCGGTGCTCAGATCGGGGTTGGACAGATGTTGCCGGACGTAACGCTCGATCCGAGCACGCACCACGTCTTCGGGGGGCTCCGCCGCCGGGGGTTCGGTGTTGAAGGCTGCCGACAACAAGTGCAGTCCAGCTTCCCCCAGATGCTTGGTGCTTTCCGAGGAGCCTTCGACGGCTCGCGTCAGCGCCGTTTCGACAAAGTCGCTGACCATAGCCACAGTTCCGGTCCGGGCGTCATGAGAGTGCCCCATCGTGCGCAACAGTTCCCGCCGGGTCAGGGCCACTCCGTTGCGGGGGAAAGTGATCACGAAGCACGACCAGTCCTCGTCGAAGCGCAGGGCATACGGTCGCCCCAGGTCGTAGACGGCTAGTCGGCCGGCAGTGAGGGGAACTTCGCGATCACCCTGCTGCACGATGGCACTGCCGCGCGTCAACAGACACATCTTGAGCTCGTCCGACGGTGCCCCGCGCACCGCACGGGACGGTCGCCGCAGAACCTGCGGGGTCCCGTGCACCGTGAAAGCGCCCAATGATCCGAGGGAGACGTGCTGCACGTCCCCCAGTGTCGCTGCACCGTTCCACGGTTCGGGGCACAAACCGTAGAAAGCGCTGGACACGGCGGCGCGCCAGGACTCAACCTGTTCCTCCTGCGACGCGGTCAACCAACTCACCTCGTCGTAACCGCTCGATCATCACCGTCGTGGTTCGGTGCCGCAGCCAGTTGTGGCATGTGATGAAAACAACTGTGACGTCCACAGACAACCACACCGCTTTATCGGGTAGCAACATGCGATTCACCCGATGACAACTCGCTGCCGGGTGGAGCCCCGTAGACGTTGTGTACGTGAGGAGAACAGAGTCATGACCGGTTTGCTCACCGGAAATTCTTGGACGGGTAAAGTTTACAATGGACAGTGGATCGGATCCACAGGAGGCACCGCCGAGGTATCAGAACCGGCCACCGGTGCCATGCTCGCCGAGGTGGGCCTGGGCAATGCCGCGGACGTCGACCGCGCGTCACGGGAGGCATCGGAGGCCCAACCAGCCTGGGCGGAGCGCATTGGTCCCGAGCGTGCTGCGATTCTCCGTGAGGCGGCAAAGGCGCTGGAGCGTCACCACGAGGAGGTTGAGCGCTGGTTGGTCCGCGAAAGCGGATCCGTTCCCGGCAAGGCGGCCTTCGAAGTACAGCTCGCCCAGGCCGAGCTGTGGGAAGCGGCCGCGCTGCCGACGCAGCCGTGGGGTCACTTGCTTCCGGCTAGCCAGGATGGCAGGCACAGCGCTGCTCGTCGGCTTCCCCTGGGAGTCGTCGGAATCATCAGCCCGTGGAACTTCCCCTTTCTGCTGGCCATTCGAGCCGTCGCGCCGGCGCTGGCACTGGGCAACGCCGTCGTCCTCAAACCTGACGTGCAAACGGCCGTTGTCGGTGGCACAGCGATAGCTCAACTGTTCCACGAAGCCGGCTTGCCGGAGGGACTGTTGCAGGTCCTCGCCGGCGACGCCGAGCCGGGACAGACACTGTGCGAAGACCCCAATATCGCGATGGTGTCGTTCACCGGTTCGACCTCGATCGGTCGTGAAGTCGCCTCCGTGGCGGGTCGCAACCTCAAGCGAGTGTCGTTGGAGCTGGGCGGCAACAACGCTCTGATCGTGCTCGACGACGCCGACGTCGACACGGCCAGCTCCGCAGGGGCATGGAGCGCGTACCTGCATCAGGGGCAGATCTGCATGACGGCAGGACGCCACATCGTGGTCGAGTCAGTCGCCGACGAGTACCTCGATCTGCTGTCCCGACGTGCGGCGGCACTGAGAGTGGGGGATCCGAACCGCGAGGAGGTCGCGCTCGGTCCGCTCATCAACGAAAGTCAGATCGCCAATGTGGAGAGGTTGGTGAACGAGACCGTCTCCTCTGGTGCAGAGCTGCGTGCCGGGGGGAAACGCGATGCACTGTTTTACCGTCCGACCGTCCTCGGTGGTGTCACCGCCGAGATGCCGGCGTTCCGCGAAGAGATCTTCGGACCCGTCGCCCCGGTGACCGTGGTCCGGGACGAGGAGGAGGCGATCGCGGTCGCCAACGACACTGACCGGGGACTTGTCGCAGCGGTCCAAACAGGCTCCGCCGAGCGTGGGAATGCCTTGGCCAACCAGTTGAGGACCGGGATCGTGCACGTCAACGATCAGACGTTGAACAACGACGCCTACGCGCCGTTCGGTGGTACCGGGATGTCTGGAAATGGCAGCCGTTTCGGCTCGCAGAGCAGCTGGGACGAGTTCACCGAGTGGCAGTGGCTTACCAGCCGTTCCCAGGCCCGGCAGTACCCGTTCTGACGCGGAATCCCGGTCTTCCGTTTCCCGGGGATGTTCCCGGATGAGGAAGTCAGCCGGATCGTTGACCAAGACTGAGAGGCCAATCCTCGCCCGGCCACTCCCACCGCCAGCGACGCAGGAGAAAACCGCAGCGCAGACGGCCGGGAAAGCTGATCCATTGGCTGGGCTGGCCAAGCGCGTCCTGACCGCACGTCACCTGTCAGAAAGGAACCTGAACATGCGCACCACAGCAGCAGTAACCCGGAGCAAAGGGGCTCCGTTCGAACTGTGCGAAGTGCAACTGGACGACCCCCGCAACAACGAGATCCTGGTACGGACCGTCGCGACGGGGATGTGCCACACCGACTTGATCGTCCGTGACCAGTGGTATCCGCCGGAGCTTCCCGCAGTGCTCGGACACGAAGGCTCCGGAGTGGTCGAGGCGGTGGGGTCGGAAATCGTCGGGATCAATCCCGGTGACCACGTGGTAGTAGGGTTCAATTCCTGTGGGCGTTGCCGCAACTGTCGACGCGGGATGCCAGCTTACTGCGAGGGTTTCGCACCGTACAACTTCGGGGGGCAGCGCCCGGACGGCTCCTCTCCGGTGCGGGACGGTGACGGGAACGACATCAACGCCAACTTCTTCGGACAGTCCTCGTTCGCCCAGTATCTGTTGGCGACCGAACGCAACGTCGTCAAGGTCTCCGATGACGAACCACTGGAGTTGCTGGGGCCGCTGGGATGCGGAATCTCCACCGGGGCCGGCGGCATCCTGAACGCCCTCGATCCCGAGGCCGGGAGTTCGGTGACCGTCTTCGGAGCAGGGGCGGTTGGACTCAGCGCGGTGATGGCTTCGGTCGTGGCCAATGCCACCACCATCATCGCAGTCGACGTCGAACCCTCACGTCTGCAGCTGGCACAGGAACTCGGGGCCACGCACGTGCTCAACGGCCAGGAGGATGACGTGAGCAAGCGCATCATGGAGATCACTGGCAGTGGAAGCGACTACTGCGTCGACACGACCGCTAAGCCGACCGTGTTCCGGAACGCGGTGGAGTCGCTGAGCATGGGCGGCACGTGCGGCCTCATCGGAGCTGCGGCAGCCGGCACGGAAGTCAACTTGGACATGTCGCACCTGCTGTTTGGACACAACATCAAGGGGATCCTCGAGGGGGACGCCGTTCCACAGAACTTCATCCCACGACTGATTGACCTGTACCGGCAAGGGCGGTTCCCATTCGACAAGCTGGTCAGCAAGTATTCCATCGCGGAGATCAACACGGCAGCTGCGGACTCGGCCAAGGGCAAGACCATCAAGCCCGTACTGGTTTTCTGATAAGAGCGATGCGGTCTCCGCCGTCGTGTGTGCGGACTGACCCGGTCGTTACGTGATCATTCGACGATCGGGGAACGCCCTTCCCGTGCGGGGAGATCGACTTGCTAAGGGCCGGTTTCCCCGCACGGAAGGTATTCTCTGTATGGGGTGTCGGGCTCGCGGCCGGATCACTCCGACGACCAACGTTCGCGAGCCCGTCACCGGTTCCCCGGCATCCGGGCCTGCTAGGTGGCCTTCCCGCCGAGAACCAACTGGCCTTGCACTCGCCTCAACCCTTTCGCTCAGGCACCGCCGGCACGACGGGCATGCTGTCGATATCGGCGGGGTTGATTTTGAACTCGGGTGGATAGGTGGAGGCGGTGGTCGCCTGTGCCGGCTAGGTCGAACGCCAGGAGTACAGGCAGGTGGTGCAGGAAAACATCGTCCACGCCCCGGGGATTGGGGAGCGGGTCAGCACCCGGACGTCCGTGGCGTCGCAGCGGGGGCAGAGTTCAGGCAGTTCGTCGTCGGTCACTGGAACAGCTCCTTGATGATGTCCTCCCATTTCCTGGTCCCGTCGGGCTCGTCGACGGTTTGCGAGTAGTGGCCGCGGGTCTCGGGGCGATGGGCGTGGTGGCGTCGAGAACGACCTTGTCGGTGATGCCTGCCGGTTCCGAGCTCGGGTCGAGCGGCAGCACCGAGGCGTTGGGCACTGTCACGATGTCGTGACGCGGGGGGAACTTGACCGACAGCGCCCACATCACCTGGGGCGAGGTTGAACGGGTCGACGGTCTCGTCGACGACGATGACCACCTTGCAGTAGCCGAGCCCGTGCGGAGTGGGCATGGCACGCATCCCCACTCCTTTGGCGAAGCCACCGTAGCGTTGCTTGACCGAGACCACCGCGAGCAGACCCTGCGTGTACATCGCGTTGACCGCCTGCACCTCGGGGAATTTCGCCTTAAGCTGCTGGTGCAGCGGAACGTTGGTGTTCAGGACCAGCGTGTAGTCCATTTCGGTCCAGGGCATGCCGAGGTAGAGATGCTCGAAGATCGGGTCAGGCCGGTGGGACACCTTGTGGACCTTGATGACGGGTTGCTTGCGGCCGCCGGAGTAGTGGCCGGTGAACTCGCCGAACGGACCCTCGATCTCACGTTCCCCGGCGAGGATCTCGCCTTCGAGGACGACCTCGGAACCCCAGGGCACGTCCATCCCCGTCAGCGACGTCTGCGCGATGCGGTAGGGGCTGCCCTGGAGGGCACCGGCCATCTCGTACTCGGACTGGTCGTAGGTCAGCGGCATCCCTCCCACGGTGGAGATCGCCGGTTCGTTGCTGACGGCGATGGTGACCGGGAGATTCCCCCCGCGTTCTGCGGCTCGTCGGGATCACAGCTGACCACGACGGCCTCGTCGATGTAGCAGCCGACGTCCCACCGATTCAGCCGGAACAGCGGCAGCAGGTGGAACAGGTCGATTCCCGCCTCAAGCACGTGTTCCTGCCACGGCGGGTCGTCACGGCGTTCGACCTCGACGGGATAGTCCTTCCAGCGCTTGGAGAACTCGAAGAGCTGTTCCTTGAACGGCGTGTCCTTCGACGACCCCAACATCAACGCGTGGTTGGGCCGCGAGCCGACGACGTTCAACGCCACCTCGCCGTGTTCGTAACCCTCGATGTCGTCGAACAGCAGCGCCGGACCGCGGTCGGTCAGGTTGGACACGGCACGCGCCGCCGCACCGAGGTCAGGCTCCGGTGCGACGGTCTCCGAGCACCGCAGCAACTGGCCGTTGTCCTCCAGCGTCGACAAGAACGCGCGCAGGTCCGAATAAGCCGTGACTAATCCTCGATTCCTCCTGTACGAAAACGAGCGTCACACCGCTCGTCTGGGCCCCACGCCGCTCCACCGCCGTGCGGTGGGCAGCCTCGAGGCCGAACTGGTCCAGGGGCCGCGCGACGACGTGCTCGACGATGTCGGCAACGCTGGCGGGCCGGTTGTAGAACGCCGGTGTGGGTGGCAGCACGATCGCGCCCATCCTGGTCAGCTCGAGCATGTTCTCCAGATGGATCGCCGAAAGCGGCGTTTCCCGAGCGAGCAGCACCGGATGGCGCCGTTCCTTGAGAGTCACGTCCGCCGCGCGGGCGACCAGATCCTCGCCGTAACCGGACCGAATACCCGCCAACGTCTTCATGCTGCACGGCGCCACGGCCATGCCATCGCACCGGACGGAACCGCTCCCCGATCATCGGGCCTGTACACGGTCGAGGCCATTTCGGTGACCTCGCCCACCGTGTACCCGGTCTCCTCCGTGATGGTCGCCCGCGCCCACCGGCTGACCACCAAGTCGGTCTCCACACCGAGATCACCCAACGCCTCCAGTAGGCGTATTCCAAGCACCGCTCCAGTGGCACCGGTCATGGCGACGACGAGTCTCACCGGATCCTCCCGTTCGATGACACCTAATACTCCGTGTACGTCCTTTTCAAATTCAAGCGGAGTAGGTTCCAATGACGGACACACGTGGCCAGGTGGAGTCCGCAGTAGATGCGCCCGTCGATGTCGACATGCTGCGGGCGGGGAACAACGGACCCGGACACCTGTCCCGACGGCTGTTCCAGGCCCACGGGAAGCTGTGGCAGGACAAACTCGACGACGAGCTGACCGGGCCTCAGTTCACCGTCCTCGGTGTGCTCTGCCTCGAAGGGGCGATGGACCAGCGCGCACTCGGCGAACACACCCAGCTCGACAGTCGACCACGACCCCCGCTCCTGGAACGGTTGCAGCAACTGCTCAGCATCACCAAGGGGAGACGGACAAGCGGCGCAAGATCCTCACCATCACGGAAAAGGGGCGTCGCATGATCGCGGAGACAGCTCCACTGACCGTCGAGGTGGGCGAGAGCATGCTCGCCCCGCTGTCCGAGGCCGCACGGGAACAGCTCCTCCGGCTACTGCGAAAGGTGTGCTGATTCGTAGCGGTGCCCCCGCAGGGGTCGTCGGCCGTGCACGTGGTTCGCGCCAGCGTCGTCGGCGACCCGGCGAACAGCAGGCAGCAGGCAGCAGGCAGCAGGCAGCAGGCAGCAGGCAGCAGGCGATGTTCGGTCAGAAAAACCGTGCTCACGGTTGCCGCACCGACGACGTCTCCCGATTTCGAGGAAACATCGATCGATGGGAGCGACTTACTGTGTGGGCTGACCGTACGGGGGGCACTCGCTCAGCCGCTGCCAGAACCGCAGCGCCGCGTACTCCATCTCGAGGCCGAGTTCGAGAGTGACCATGCGCGAGGCGATCTCGGGGTTACCACCGAAGCGCTGCTTCATCCCCTCGTACTCGGCGATGCGTTCCTCGTGCTGCTTGACCTGGTCGCGCGCGAGCCGCGCGATGTCCTCGGGATCGGCGAGCTCGTTGAAGAACAGCTTGATCTCGGCGATGTCGCGGAGCTCGAAGTGCTGGTGGGTGGGTTCGGCCAGCCAGGCCCGGAGAACTCCAAGCCCCTCGTCGGTGATCGTGAACGTCTTGCGGCGCCGTCCCGTCCCCTCCTCGCTCACCCTCAGCAAGCCGAGCTGTTCGAGACGTTTGGGTTCGGAGTACAGCTGCGCGTGGGGAAAGTGCCAGAAGTAGCCGACCGAGTGGCCGATAGCGCGTTTGAGGTCGTACGAGGTCGAGGGGCCTCGCATCGCGACCATCCCCAGGACGACGTACGAGGTCGTCGAAAACCGAGCCGTTGACACGCCCCAAAGCGTACCGTATTTTCCTTACCATCTGAAACAGATGGTATGTTACATATGGTCGTTTCCGTACCATTACTGCGGTGGAGGGACGGGTATGGACCTCGGAACAGTGCTGAGATGGACCGCCGAGCGCTACCCCCGGCATCGCGCGGTCGGCGGAAAGTACCCCTTGACGTATGCCCAGTGGGACGCCCGCACCGACAGGCTGGCCCGCGCGCTGGCCGAGCTCGGCGTGCAGCCGGGCGACCGGGTCGCGTTCCTGCTGGCCGGGGGAGAACCGATGGCCAGCCTGCACCTTGCGGCGCAGAAACTCGGCGCCGTCTCAGTGCCGCTGTCGATCCGCTTCGGCCCGGAGGAACTGGCCTACTGCCTGCGTGATGCGGCACCGGCTCTGATGGTCACCGATACCAGCACGACCGATACCGCCGAGGCGGCCCTGTCTGACGAGCGACCGTTGGCCCGCGCCCACGCCGGTGAGCCCGCCGAGGCACCGCCCGGTGTCCGTCCGATCGAGCGGGTGGCCGCAAATGAGCCCGGCGGTGCGCTGAGCACCCGGGTCGCGGAGGGCGACATCAGCGTGATGCTCTACACCTCAGGTACGACGGGCAAGCCCAAGGGCGTGCCGCGCACGCACTCGGCCGAGCACCAGGCGGCGGTGGCCCACCTGCTGCAGAGCAGGCAGGAACCGTTCGCCACGACGCTGGGTGTGATGCCGATGTTTCACACGATGGGCCTGCGCAGCCTGCTGGCCAGTGTGATCAGCGCCGGAACCTGGGTGCCCCAGGTGCGGTTCTCCCCGGAGGAGGCCCTGGAGCTGATCATCAGGGAAGGTGTCTCGACGCTGTACCTCGTACCGACGATCTACTGGGGGCTGCTGCGGACCGGGCGTCTGGCAGAGGCGACGAGCGTGCGCAAGCTGGCTTACGCGGGCGCGTCGATGACACCGACCCTGGCCGAACAGCTCACCGCCGCACTCGCTCCCGAGGTGTTCATCAACCACTTCGGCAGCACGGAGATCTACACCTTCACCATCAGCCCGGACGTCGCGGCCAAACCCGGGTGCGCGGGCAGAGCCGGCGTCTTCACCCGGGTCCGCCTGGTCGATCCGGAGCCGGGCGCGTCGCCCTCCGACGTCGTGGGGGAGGGCGAGCAGGGTCAGATCGCGATCTCGATGGACTCCCCGGAGGCGTTCGGCGGGTACTGGAACCGGCCCGATGCCGACGCGAAGTCCATTCGGGATGGCTGGTACTTCCCGGGGGACCTGGCCACGACCGACGAGGACGGGGACCTGTG
This genomic stretch from Actinopolyspora halophila DSM 43834 harbors:
- a CDS encoding helix-turn-helix domain-containing protein → MTASQEEQVESWRAAVSSAFYGLCPEPWNGAATLGDVQHVSLGSLGAFTVHGTPQVLRRPSRAVRGAPSDELKMCLLTRGSAIVQQGDREVPLTAGRLAVYDLGRPYALRFDEDWSCFVITFPRNGVALTRRELLRTMGHSHDARTGTVAMVSDFVETALTRAVEGSSESTKHLGEAGLHLLSAAFNTEPPAAEPPEDVVRARIERYVRQHLSNPDLSTESVAAAHHMSLRTVQRLFSGQERTLSQLIRHERLEGARRDLANPRLAKHTIAGLAARWGFVNAPGFTRAFRAAYNMSPSEAREAGPSDHPREPAR
- a CDS encoding S-(hydroxymethyl)mycothiol dehydrogenase translates to MTKTRAVVAPAQDKPVEVVTIEVPNPGPGEAVVRVQACGVCHTDLHYRAGGINDEFPFLLGHEAAGLVEAVGTGVDDLAEGDFVVLNWRAVCGVCRACRRGWPWYCFDTHNATQPMTLQDGTPLSPALGIGAFAERTLVHSGQCTKVDPAARPAVAGLLGCGVMAGVGSAINTGQVTRGDTVAVIGCGGVGAGAVAGAHLAGAAKTIAVDTDPTKLDWAMELGATHTVNANEADTVDAVREHTGGNGANVVIEAVGRPETYTRAFYARDLAGTVVLVGVPTPEMQLQLPFLDVFARGGALKSSWYGDCLPNRDFPMLVDLHQQGRLPLEKFVSEEIALDEVEQAFAKMERGDVLRSVVML
- a CDS encoding class I adenylate-forming enzyme family protein, coding for MDLGTVLRWTAERYPRHRAVGGKYPLTYAQWDARTDRLARALAELGVQPGDRVAFLLAGGEPMASLHLAAQKLGAVSVPLSIRFGPEELAYCLRDAAPALMVTDTSTTDTAEAALSDERPLARAHAGEPAEAPPGVRPIERVAANEPGGALSTRVAEGDISVMLYTSGTTGKPKGVPRTHSAEHQAAVAHLLQSRQEPFATTLGVMPMFHTMGLRSLLASVISAGTWVPQVRFSPEEALELIIREGVSTLYLVPTIYWGLLRTGRLAEATSVRKLAYAGASMTPTLAEQLTAALAPEVFINHFGSTEIYTFTISPDVAAKPGCAGRAGVFTRVRLVDPEPGASPSDVVGEGEQGQIAISMDSPEAFGGYWNRPDADAKSIRDGWYFPGDLATTDEDGDLWVAGRVDDMINSGGENIYPGEIEDTLARCPAVADVVVAGLPDDRWGQAATAFFVPAPGMTPQHAATVLTHFVREQSGLPSLKRPKRLIAVEQIPKSAVGKILRRELTTGNYVPLAEVPSEAMTPSRR
- a CDS encoding MBL fold metallo-hydrolase, producing MPARIEHTITSGTFSLDGQTHQVDNNVWVLGDDTECVVIDAPHDTGAIQELVADRQVRAILATHAHDDHVRAAPELAKALDAPVWLHPDDLVLWHMTHPQHVPDAALADGQQINIADTTLQVLHTPGHAPGAVCLHVPELGAVFTGDTLFAGGPGATGRSYSDSDVIISSISTRLLTLPEHTTVHPGHGDTTTIRTEKPNIDEWKKHSS
- a CDS encoding non-oxidative hydroxyarylic acid decarboxylases subunit D — its product is MTDDELPELCPRCDATDVRVLTRSPIPGAWTMFSCTTCLYSWRST
- a CDS encoding helix-turn-helix transcriptional regulator, whose product is MSTARFSTTSYVVLGMVAMRGPSTSYDLKRAIGHSVGYFWHFPHAQLYSEPKRLEQLGLLRVSEEGTGRRRKTFTITDEGLGVLRAWLAEPTHQHFELRDIAEIKLFFNELADPEDIARLARDQVKQHEERIAEYEGMKQRFGGNPEIASRMVTLELGLEMEYAALRFWQRLSECPPYGQPTQ
- a CDS encoding NAD(P)-dependent alcohol dehydrogenase, which translates into the protein MRTTAAVTRSKGAPFELCEVQLDDPRNNEILVRTVATGMCHTDLIVRDQWYPPELPAVLGHEGSGVVEAVGSEIVGINPGDHVVVGFNSCGRCRNCRRGMPAYCEGFAPYNFGGQRPDGSSPVRDGDGNDINANFFGQSSFAQYLLATERNVVKVSDDEPLELLGPLGCGISTGAGGILNALDPEAGSSVTVFGAGAVGLSAVMASVVANATTIIAVDVEPSRLQLAQELGATHVLNGQEDDVSKRIMEITGSGSDYCVDTTAKPTVFRNAVESLSMGGTCGLIGAAAAGTEVNLDMSHLLFGHNIKGILEGDAVPQNFIPRLIDLYRQGRFPFDKLVSKYSIAEINTAAADSAKGKTIKPVLVF
- a CDS encoding benzaldehyde dehydrogenase, with the protein product MTGLLTGNSWTGKVYNGQWIGSTGGTAEVSEPATGAMLAEVGLGNAADVDRASREASEAQPAWAERIGPERAAILREAAKALERHHEEVERWLVRESGSVPGKAAFEVQLAQAELWEAAALPTQPWGHLLPASQDGRHSAARRLPLGVVGIISPWNFPFLLAIRAVAPALALGNAVVLKPDVQTAVVGGTAIAQLFHEAGLPEGLLQVLAGDAEPGQTLCEDPNIAMVSFTGSTSIGREVASVAGRNLKRVSLELGGNNALIVLDDADVDTASSAGAWSAYLHQGQICMTAGRHIVVESVADEYLDLLSRRAAALRVGDPNREEVALGPLINESQIANVERLVNETVSSGAELRAGGKRDALFYRPTVLGGVTAEMPAFREEIFGPVAPVTVVRDEEEAIAVANDTDRGLVAAVQTGSAERGNALANQLRTGIVHVNDQTLNNDAYAPFGGTGMSGNGSRFGSQSSWDEFTEWQWLTSRSQARQYPF
- a CDS encoding NADH:ubiquinone reductase (Na(+)-transporting) subunit F — protein: MSETHEVRNTTLGRTTHCPADQPVLEAFLRDNIWLPHSCTQGTCGTCKVRVVDGEVDHRDSSEYTLTPQERSEGIALGCQATPRSDLALEPVEQVHPDDGVTRHPLRDCSGTVAVLDDIARDIRRLVIELDEPMPFNAGQYAEIAVPGTTVSRQYSMANPPSQTHNLEFHVKRTAGGIATDGWMFGQMRLGDRVALKGPLGEFGMNTPQEEPAILIAGGTGLAPLKAIAQHALTNELAPQLHLYHGGRTRQDLYDMQFFHELEQQHERFTYRPCLSEQEWEGAQGMVTDVVLDDFSTCKGLNAYLCGPPAMVEAGVKALKRRRMAPRKIFREEFLDASSTLAGANR
- a CDS encoding DUF6011 domain-containing protein, encoding MDTAAFRFAEFTVRCCRCGRVLRHRYSKTVGIGPVCRNGMTEAELEG